The Agromyces mangrovi genome contains a region encoding:
- a CDS encoding dodecin family protein: MIDVVGTSATSWEEAAREAITTAGGSLHDLRVAEVSKQDVVINEDGTLLFRSRIQLSFKYKPE, encoded by the coding sequence GTGATCGACGTGGTCGGCACGAGTGCGACGTCATGGGAGGAAGCGGCCCGGGAGGCCATCACCACCGCCGGGGGGTCGCTGCACGATCTCCGCGTCGCGGAGGTGTCGAAGCAGGATGTCGTGATCAACGAGGACGGAACGCTGCTGTTCCGCTCGCGGATCCAGCTCTCCTTCAAGTACAAGCCGGAGTAG
- the rpsF gene encoding 30S ribosomal protein S6: protein MHQYELMVILDPSIDERTVAPSLDKFLNVIRTDGGTVDNVDIWGKRRLAYEINKKSEGIYAVVDFTAESATTNELDRQLNLSEAVMRTKVLRAEEAIAQVAAAKKADEERAAKKAARAAKKDA from the coding sequence ATGCACCAGTACGAGTTGATGGTCATCCTCGATCCCTCGATCGACGAGCGCACCGTTGCTCCCAGCCTCGACAAGTTCCTCAACGTCATCCGCACGGATGGCGGCACCGTCGACAACGTCGACATCTGGGGCAAGCGTCGCCTGGCCTACGAGATCAACAAGAAGTCGGAGGGCATCTACGCCGTCGTCGACTTCACCGCCGAGTCGGCCACGACCAACGAGCTCGACCGCCAGCTGAACCTCAGCGAGGCCGTCATGCGCACCAAGGTCCTCCGCGCGGAGGAGGCGATCGCACAGGTCGCCGCCGCGAAGAAGGCCGACGAGGAGCGCGCCGCCAAGAAGGCAGCTCGGGCAGCGAAGAAGGACGCCTAG
- a CDS encoding fasciclin domain-containing protein: MPSTTRTITGGLAALTISLLALTGCSMDSGSDSMEEGTDDTMESSEPTMEEMDPAANLVGPGCAAYAEAVPDGDGSVAGMAQDPVATAASNNPLLTTLVAAVSGELNPDVNLVDTLNGDEFTVFAPVDDAFAMIDADTIATLQTDADLLTSILTYHVVAGQITPDEIVGTQTTVQGSDVEVTGGGDDLMVNDAAVICGGVQTANATVYLIDSVLLPTS, from the coding sequence ATGCCCAGCACCACGCGCACCATCACCGGCGGCCTCGCCGCCCTCACGATCTCGCTGCTCGCCCTCACCGGCTGTTCCATGGACTCGGGCTCCGACTCCATGGAGGAGGGCACCGACGACACGATGGAGTCGAGCGAGCCCACCATGGAGGAGATGGACCCGGCGGCGAACCTCGTCGGCCCGGGTTGCGCCGCCTACGCGGAGGCCGTGCCCGACGGCGACGGCTCGGTCGCCGGCATGGCGCAGGACCCGGTCGCGACGGCCGCATCCAACAACCCGCTGCTCACGACGCTCGTCGCGGCGGTCAGCGGTGAGCTGAACCCCGACGTCAACCTCGTCGACACGCTCAACGGCGACGAGTTCACCGTGTTCGCGCCGGTCGACGACGCGTTCGCGATGATCGACGCCGACACGATCGCGACCCTGCAGACGGATGCCGACCTGCTGACGTCGATCCTGACGTACCACGTCGTCGCCGGGCAGATCACTCCCGACGAGATCGTCGGCACGCAGACGACGGTCCAGGGCTCCGACGTCGAGGTCACCGGCGGCGGCGACGACCTCATGGTGAACGACGCGGCGGTCATCTGCGGCGGCGTCCAGACCGCGAACGCGACGGTCTACCTCATCGACTCGGTGCTGCTGCCGACCTCCTGA
- a CDS encoding MFS transporter has translation MTDGPTPPGRAAFARFWGAAAISSFGTAVTAVAMPVLVVQVLGATPFEVGLVNAAQFLPYAIVGLIAGVYADRWRRRPLLVWASVGRALSLAAIVVLWLLGALEIWMLVVALLAFGTFAVFGFAATQSLLPRLVPRTRLVHANARLDQTDAAAQTLGPAVGGGLVGLLGAPVAIAVDAVSYLVEAALSASVPVQEPRPERRAGRLRTEIRDGLRWTYRHPTLGPLAWSTHVWFLANGAAMTLLSLIALRSLGFTAFWFGVLLAVFGVASLVGATAAPRVGERIGSGRTVVLARAAYPGAWLIVLTAPAFGDAVVFVALALLGLAAGVENANEMGIWQGLTPDELLGRTNATRRSVNRTAAAIGAVLAGVGAGFVGEWPVLMAVILVFAAAALIAWLSPIWSGTDHI, from the coding sequence ATGACGGACGGCCCGACCCCGCCCGGTCGCGCGGCGTTCGCCCGGTTCTGGGGCGCGGCCGCGATCAGCTCGTTCGGCACGGCTGTCACCGCGGTCGCGATGCCGGTGCTCGTCGTGCAGGTGCTCGGCGCGACGCCCTTCGAGGTCGGCCTCGTGAACGCCGCCCAGTTCCTGCCGTACGCGATCGTCGGGTTGATCGCCGGCGTCTACGCCGACCGCTGGCGACGCCGCCCGCTGCTCGTCTGGGCGAGCGTCGGGCGGGCGCTCTCGCTGGCCGCGATCGTCGTGCTCTGGCTGCTCGGCGCACTCGAGATCTGGATGCTCGTCGTCGCGCTCCTCGCCTTCGGCACGTTCGCGGTGTTCGGCTTCGCCGCGACGCAGTCGCTGCTGCCACGCCTCGTGCCGCGCACCCGCCTCGTGCACGCCAACGCGAGACTCGACCAGACGGATGCCGCTGCCCAGACGCTCGGCCCCGCGGTCGGCGGTGGCCTGGTCGGCCTCCTCGGCGCGCCCGTGGCGATCGCGGTCGACGCGGTGAGCTACCTGGTCGAGGCCGCGCTGTCGGCGAGCGTTCCGGTTCAGGAACCGAGGCCGGAGCGTCGTGCAGGCCGACTCCGGACGGAGATCCGCGACGGGCTGCGCTGGACCTACCGGCATCCGACCCTCGGGCCTCTGGCGTGGTCGACCCACGTCTGGTTCCTCGCCAACGGGGCCGCCATGACGCTGCTCTCGCTCATCGCCCTACGCTCGCTCGGGTTCACGGCGTTCTGGTTCGGCGTGCTGCTCGCGGTCTTCGGCGTGGCCAGCCTCGTCGGCGCGACCGCGGCCCCGCGGGTGGGCGAGCGCATCGGCTCGGGTCGCACGGTCGTGCTCGCCCGGGCCGCGTACCCGGGCGCTTGGCTGATCGTGCTCACCGCTCCGGCCTTCGGCGACGCCGTGGTCTTCGTCGCCCTCGCCCTGCTCGGGCTCGCCGCGGGCGTCGAGAACGCCAACGAGATGGGCATCTGGCAGGGCCTCACCCCCGACGAGCTCCTCGGCCGCACCAACGCGACCCGCCGCTCGGTCAATCGCACCGCAGCCGCGATCGGCGCCGTGCTCGCGGGCGTTGGCGCCGGCTTCGTCGGCGAGTGGCCGGTGCTCATGGCCGTGATTCTCGTGTTCGCGGCGGCGGCACTCATCGCCTGGCTCTCGCCGATCTGGTCGGGCACGGATCACATCTGA
- the rpsR gene encoding 30S ribosomal protein S18, producing the protein MAGKSSGDRRKRGKGPKNAAPAKSIKVGVIDYKDVATLRKFVSERGKIRARRITGVSVQEQRLIARAVKNAREMALLPYAGSGR; encoded by the coding sequence ATGGCTGGAAAGAGCAGCGGCGACCGCCGCAAGCGCGGGAAGGGCCCGAAGAACGCGGCCCCCGCGAAGTCGATCAAGGTCGGCGTCATCGACTACAAGGATGTCGCCACCCTCCGCAAGTTCGTCTCGGAGCGCGGCAAGATCCGTGCCCGTCGTATCACCGGTGTCTCCGTGCAGGAGCAGCGCCTCATCGCCCGTGCCGTGAAGAACGCACGCGAGATGGCCCTGCTGCCGTACGCGGGCTCGGGTCGCTGA
- a CDS encoding phosphatase PAP2 family protein, with protein sequence MPLLRTVVLPVLGTIGVLAAAGRAMRFFGGDDPTEDQAVRALQSAYGHRHDELAGPREPIDRVTAPLSWYSGVPQTIATGLICCGATWLATRDRRSALAPAAVLLLETACFVASAALVGRPRPQRVWRPEHPHATSSFPSGHTAAAFALHGTLADLLDRHDARGARLLGPLLRYGVPGTIAFSRVYRGQHHISDTVAGAVLGRWSAAVVRRELMPIRPSEPQ encoded by the coding sequence ATGCCGCTGCTCCGAACCGTCGTACTGCCGGTGCTCGGCACGATCGGCGTGCTCGCTGCGGCCGGGCGGGCGATGCGGTTCTTCGGCGGCGACGACCCGACGGAAGACCAGGCCGTGCGTGCGCTCCAGAGCGCGTACGGCCACCGGCACGACGAGCTGGCCGGGCCGCGTGAGCCGATCGACCGGGTCACCGCACCTCTCTCGTGGTACTCCGGCGTGCCCCAGACCATCGCGACCGGGCTGATCTGCTGCGGCGCCACCTGGCTGGCGACGCGCGACCGGCGCTCAGCCCTTGCCCCGGCAGCGGTGCTCCTACTCGAGACCGCGTGCTTCGTCGCATCCGCGGCGCTCGTCGGACGACCTCGACCGCAGAGGGTCTGGCGCCCGGAGCATCCGCACGCGACGTCGTCGTTCCCCTCGGGGCACACGGCGGCTGCCTTCGCGCTCCACGGCACCCTCGCCGACCTGCTCGATCGCCACGATGCCCGCGGAGCGCGGCTCCTCGGGCCGCTCCTGAGGTACGGGGTTCCCGGAACGATCGCGTTCTCGCGGGTCTACCGCGGCCAGCACCACATCTCGGACACCGTCGCCGGTGCCGTACTGGGGCGGTGGAGCGCAGCTGTAGTGCGGCGGGAGCTGATGCCTATCCGACCCTCCGAGCCACAGTGA
- a CDS encoding molybdopterin-dependent oxidoreductase, producing MGAARAAGAATDAAPAEASARPSVPADAPQAMARRSFFRVAAIASVGAVLAGAGAAVLRAGTSTIGAVREALRLPAPRSRVAVPAAAELDIPGLGPLITPNADFYRVDTALSVPTVDPSTWRLSIDGLVEQRVELGFDDLVAMGLDEYAITLTCVSNEVGGELVGNAVWLGVPVRDVLRLARPRAGADMVLSRSVDGFTASTPLSSLTDDGLDAILAVGMNGEPLPLEHGFPVRMVVPGLYGYVSATKWLTELRVTTFADDEAYWTPRGYSARAPIKFSSRVDTPKLGTSVPAGRVPIAGVAWAQTVGIERVEVRIDDGEWQEARLAEAINADTWVQWVLEWDAEPGTHYLTVRATDRAGRLQIEEPAPIAPDGSTGWQRTLVTVTDVG from the coding sequence ATGGGCGCAGCCCGAGCGGCGGGGGCCGCGACGGATGCGGCGCCGGCCGAGGCATCCGCCCGCCCGTCTGTCCCAGCGGATGCACCGCAGGCGATGGCGCGTCGCTCCTTCTTCCGGGTGGCCGCGATCGCTTCGGTCGGGGCGGTGCTCGCCGGCGCCGGAGCCGCGGTGCTCCGTGCCGGGACGAGCACGATCGGCGCGGTCCGCGAGGCGCTGCGGCTTCCGGCGCCGCGGTCTCGGGTCGCCGTTCCGGCGGCGGCCGAGCTCGACATCCCGGGCCTCGGCCCGCTCATCACGCCCAACGCCGACTTCTACCGCGTCGACACCGCGCTCTCGGTGCCGACGGTGGACCCGTCGACCTGGCGCCTGTCGATCGACGGCCTCGTCGAACAGCGGGTGGAGCTCGGCTTCGACGACCTCGTGGCGATGGGGCTCGACGAGTACGCGATCACGCTCACCTGCGTCTCGAACGAGGTCGGCGGCGAGCTCGTCGGCAACGCCGTCTGGCTCGGCGTGCCGGTGCGGGACGTGCTCCGTCTCGCGCGCCCGCGCGCGGGTGCCGACATGGTCCTCTCCCGCAGCGTCGACGGGTTCACGGCGAGCACCCCGCTTTCGTCGCTGACCGACGATGGGCTCGACGCGATCCTCGCCGTCGGCATGAACGGCGAGCCGCTGCCGCTCGAGCACGGCTTCCCCGTGCGCATGGTCGTGCCCGGCCTCTACGGCTACGTCTCCGCGACGAAGTGGCTGACCGAACTGCGCGTCACCACGTTCGCCGACGACGAGGCGTACTGGACCCCGCGCGGCTACAGCGCCCGCGCACCGATCAAGTTCTCCTCGCGGGTCGACACCCCGAAGCTCGGCACCAGCGTGCCCGCCGGCCGCGTGCCGATCGCCGGCGTCGCCTGGGCGCAGACCGTCGGCATCGAACGCGTCGAGGTGCGCATCGACGACGGCGAGTGGCAGGAGGCCAGGCTCGCCGAGGCGATCAACGCCGACACCTGGGTGCAGTGGGTGCTCGAGTGGGACGCCGAGCCCGGCACGCACTACCTCACCGTGCGCGCCACCGATCGCGCCGGCCGGCTGCAGATCGAGGAGCCCGCACCAATCGCGCCCGACGGCTCGACAGGCTGGCAGCGCACGCTCGTCACCGTGACCGACGTCGGCTAG
- a CDS encoding phosphotransferase, producing MGLCSAEAFLSHTSPARAAEHRHRLNSWVFDLIEEGWERLPAIMDPALARDLRALNDDPAPITSALQAGPSTLVHSDIRPANVAIGGRGGVPRVSFIDWGRPLATAASIDLGYLLGWTALERPYPVDEAVGRYDALLRRRLSERLDDSSWRTVRDVGILGGFLNTICFHALSAHGDDRPAAAQARALTEWEPWLRRVADRL from the coding sequence TTGGGGCTGTGTTCGGCGGAGGCATTCCTGTCCCACACATCGCCCGCGAGGGCTGCCGAGCACAGACATCGGTTGAACAGCTGGGTCTTCGATCTCATCGAGGAGGGCTGGGAACGCCTACCCGCGATCATGGATCCTGCGCTGGCGCGCGATCTGCGTGCACTCAACGATGACCCCGCTCCGATCACCTCCGCCCTGCAAGCCGGCCCCTCGACCCTCGTTCACAGCGACATCCGGCCGGCGAATGTCGCGATCGGCGGCCGCGGCGGAGTTCCAAGGGTGTCGTTCATTGACTGGGGTCGCCCGCTGGCGACCGCGGCATCGATTGATCTCGGGTACCTCCTCGGCTGGACCGCGCTCGAGCGCCCGTACCCGGTCGATGAGGCGGTTGGGCGTTACGACGCACTGCTTCGCCGGCGGCTGAGTGAACGACTCGATGATTCGAGCTGGCGAACTGTCCGCGACGTCGGCATCCTCGGTGGGTTTCTCAACACCATCTGCTTCCACGCACTGTCCGCCCACGGGGATGACCGACCGGCAGCGGCTCAGGCCCGCGCGCTCACTGAGTGGGAGCCGTGGTTGCGCCGAGTCGCCGACCGCTTGTGA
- a CDS encoding DUF6326 family protein, translated as MTTQQHLTATRSDTQIPVQGKLAAAWTSFMFLYIYVDYYHLYKPGVVDDLRSGVVFEFDISPMLVTVFLALTAIPALMVVLSASMPARANRAANLVVATLYVPVTVFNAVGETWEWASFYGLSIGVELLLLAYILRSAWKWARTPHA; from the coding sequence ATGACCACCCAGCAACACCTCACCGCTACCAGAAGCGATACGCAGATCCCGGTACAGGGCAAGCTCGCGGCAGCATGGACGAGCTTCATGTTCCTGTACATCTACGTGGACTACTACCACCTGTACAAGCCCGGCGTCGTCGATGACCTCAGGAGCGGCGTCGTCTTCGAGTTCGACATCAGCCCGATGCTGGTGACGGTGTTCCTCGCGCTGACGGCGATCCCGGCGCTGATGGTGGTGCTCTCCGCGTCCATGCCCGCCCGCGCGAACCGCGCCGCGAACCTCGTCGTGGCGACGCTCTACGTTCCGGTCACCGTGTTCAACGCCGTCGGGGAGACCTGGGAGTGGGCCTCGTTCTACGGCCTCTCGATCGGAGTCGAGCTGCTTCTCCTTGCGTACATCCTGCGCTCTGCGTGGAAGTGGGCTCGCACCCCGCACGCGTGA
- a CDS encoding Pr6Pr family membrane protein codes for MSPILVLLDWLLFGPHGLVRWSDTLLWLLYPTAYAIIMITRGMLLPAVNDRFPYPFLDPTVAGFDGMIAALGRVILILALIALAVVALDRLALAVVALDRLASAVTRRRSRIPVSERQH; via the coding sequence GTGTCGCCGATCCTCGTGCTGCTGGACTGGCTCCTCTTCGGCCCGCACGGCCTCGTCCGCTGGAGCGACACCCTGTTGTGGCTGCTGTACCCGACCGCCTACGCGATCATCATGATCACGCGCGGGATGCTGCTCCCGGCGGTGAACGACCGCTTCCCGTATCCCTTCCTCGACCCCACCGTGGCCGGCTTCGACGGAATGATAGCCGCGCTCGGACGCGTCATCCTCATCCTCGCCCTGATCGCCCTCGCCGTCGTCGCCCTCGACCGCCTCGCCCTCGCCGTCGTCGCCCTCGACCGCCTCGCCTCCGCCGTCACGCGGCGGCGATCGCGCATCCCCGTCAGCGAGCGGCAGCACTGA
- a CDS encoding M14 family metallopeptidase translates to MVAALIADGYDIVSTEPNGDGSVHVEAVMSRSEANKAHKAYDLDIDLTRNKDGVPTVDAAFEEGDDGFEVFRKWSSPGGHKAEMEYLAEQYDDLTELITIGQSVEGQDIYAMRVTEKADTKKAGSRPAVLYISTQHAREWIAPEVNSRLLNHVLSNYGSDPQVTDIVDSTELWFVIVANPDGYDWTFEDGQRLWRKNLADNNNDGQITTIDGVDLNRNFATNWGYDNEGSSDNPSGQTYRGTSPQSEPETQAMDDLMGSIDFAFMVNYHSAAELILYGTGWQVDTPTPDDIVNIALSGDDANPAIDGYDPDLSAELYITNGDTTDHAGSAHGIMAYTPELATCQTALGYEESTLPDDYCDGRSQFEFPDDETLVQVEFEHNLDYALSLAESAADPANPVSSLGLEAADFEVQEFAESWGSSQEVAVWAKRELKQLRMHSSVNGGPTSTTAISEWAGGEVYGDDGNIWYGEYRGTVSGLAPGDSVEVWFSGVDTPSGGGGAMATKVESDHFSFDVSAEATGGDVLIVADNSPGTPIGGSAPLEYLDYYTDALDANGVSYDVYDVGVTGPAPNATGVLGHYDAVIWYEGDKLVTDYQGATATTLLAHEMNMVMRDYLNEGGKVLATGKNHGFEEFFPLTYGTNGAPDEVCLSGDCLVLTDDVYQYWFGANSRARRGGLAADNSALDVSGNGGVFDGYTFGLDGGDSADNQGAPGAVSTGTASFIVTSSVLPESEFPQFASERFASWDVGGLTPYEPVSGDWQMATDHADAAYKRLARTIDLTGASAATLEFSTSYGIEANWDYMFVEVHTVGQDDWTTLPDSNGHTGTGTGDSCASGWATELHPFLFHYQDVACNPVGTTGEWNAATGASDGVEDWSIDLSAYAGSEIEVSISYATDWATGDLGVFLDDVVVDIDGSTTTESFESDLGAWSVPGAPDGSAGNANDWERVGVLFEVAAIVATEDTLLFGFGFEGISTEAERNEVMARSLEHLLG, encoded by the coding sequence GTGGTCGCGGCGCTGATCGCGGACGGATACGACATCGTCTCGACGGAGCCGAACGGCGACGGCAGCGTGCATGTCGAGGCGGTCATGTCGCGGTCGGAGGCCAACAAGGCGCACAAGGCGTACGACCTCGACATCGACCTGACGCGCAACAAGGACGGCGTGCCCACGGTCGACGCGGCCTTCGAGGAGGGCGACGACGGGTTCGAGGTCTTCCGCAAGTGGTCCAGCCCGGGTGGGCACAAGGCCGAGATGGAATACCTCGCCGAACAGTACGACGACCTGACCGAACTCATCACCATCGGTCAGTCGGTGGAGGGCCAGGACATCTACGCCATGCGCGTGACCGAGAAGGCCGACACCAAGAAGGCGGGCTCGCGCCCGGCGGTGCTGTACATCTCCACCCAACACGCGCGGGAGTGGATCGCGCCCGAGGTGAACAGCCGCCTGCTGAACCACGTCCTGTCCAACTACGGGAGCGACCCGCAGGTCACCGACATCGTCGACTCGACCGAGCTGTGGTTCGTGATCGTGGCGAACCCCGACGGATACGACTGGACGTTCGAGGACGGCCAGCGCCTGTGGCGCAAGAACCTCGCCGACAACAACAACGACGGCCAGATCACGACGATCGACGGCGTCGACCTCAACCGCAACTTCGCCACGAACTGGGGCTACGACAACGAGGGGTCGAGCGACAACCCGAGCGGCCAGACGTACCGCGGCACGTCGCCGCAGTCCGAGCCTGAGACGCAGGCGATGGACGACCTGATGGGGTCGATCGACTTCGCGTTCATGGTCAACTACCACTCGGCCGCCGAACTGATCCTCTACGGCACGGGCTGGCAGGTCGACACCCCGACTCCGGACGACATCGTGAACATCGCCCTCTCGGGCGACGACGCGAACCCGGCGATCGACGGCTACGACCCGGACCTCTCGGCCGAGCTGTACATCACGAACGGCGACACGACCGATCACGCCGGCTCCGCGCACGGGATCATGGCCTACACGCCCGAGCTGGCGACATGCCAGACGGCGCTGGGCTACGAGGAGAGCACGCTCCCGGACGACTACTGCGACGGTCGCTCGCAGTTCGAGTTCCCCGACGACGAGACCCTCGTGCAGGTCGAGTTCGAGCACAACCTCGACTACGCGCTCTCGCTCGCCGAGTCGGCGGCCGACCCGGCGAATCCGGTGTCGTCGCTCGGCCTCGAGGCGGCCGACTTCGAGGTGCAGGAGTTCGCGGAGAGCTGGGGCAGCTCGCAGGAGGTCGCCGTGTGGGCGAAGCGCGAGCTGAAGCAGTTGCGCATGCACAGCTCCGTCAACGGTGGGCCGACGAGCACCACGGCCATCAGCGAATGGGCCGGCGGCGAGGTCTACGGCGACGACGGCAACATCTGGTACGGCGAGTATCGAGGAACCGTCTCGGGGCTCGCACCGGGTGACTCGGTGGAGGTGTGGTTCAGCGGGGTCGACACGCCATCCGGCGGCGGCGGCGCGATGGCGACCAAGGTCGAGAGCGATCACTTCAGCTTCGACGTCTCGGCAGAGGCGACCGGCGGGGACGTGCTGATCGTCGCGGACAACAGCCCGGGCACGCCGATCGGTGGGTCCGCCCCGCTCGAGTACCTCGACTACTACACCGACGCGCTCGACGCCAACGGCGTGAGCTACGACGTGTACGACGTCGGTGTCACCGGCCCGGCGCCGAACGCCACCGGGGTGCTCGGTCACTACGACGCCGTGATCTGGTACGAGGGCGACAAGCTCGTCACCGACTACCAGGGCGCCACTGCCACCACGCTCCTCGCGCACGAGATGAACATGGTCATGCGCGACTACCTCAACGAGGGCGGCAAGGTGCTCGCCACGGGCAAGAACCATGGGTTCGAGGAGTTCTTCCCGCTCACGTACGGCACCAACGGCGCACCCGACGAGGTGTGCCTCAGCGGCGACTGCCTCGTGCTGACCGACGACGTCTACCAGTACTGGTTCGGCGCGAACAGCCGGGCACGACGAGGCGGTCTCGCGGCCGACAACTCGGCACTCGACGTCAGCGGCAACGGCGGGGTCTTCGACGGCTACACGTTCGGCCTCGACGGGGGCGACAGCGCGGACAACCAGGGCGCGCCGGGCGCAGTCTCCACCGGTACCGCGTCGTTCATCGTGACGTCGAGCGTGCTCCCCGAGAGCGAGTTCCCGCAGTTCGCCTCCGAGCGGTTCGCCAGCTGGGACGTCGGGGGCCTCACCCCGTACGAACCGGTCTCCGGCGACTGGCAGATGGCGACAGATCATGCGGATGCCGCGTACAAGCGACTCGCGCGCACGATCGATCTCACGGGAGCGTCCGCCGCGACCCTCGAGTTCTCGACGTCGTACGGCATCGAGGCGAACTGGGACTACATGTTCGTCGAGGTCCACACCGTGGGACAGGACGACTGGACCACGCTGCCCGACTCGAACGGCCACACCGGCACCGGCACCGGCGACTCATGCGCGTCGGGTTGGGCCACCGAGTTGCATCCGTTCCTGTTCCACTACCAGGACGTCGCCTGCAACCCGGTCGGCACGACCGGCGAGTGGAACGCGGCGACCGGCGCATCGGACGGAGTCGAGGACTGGTCGATCGACCTGTCGGCCTACGCGGGCAGTGAGATCGAGGTGTCGATCAGCTACGCCACCGACTGGGCGACGGGCGACCTCGGCGTCTTCCTCGACGACGTCGTCGTCGACATCGACGGCAGCACGACGACGGAGAGCTTCGAGAGCGACCTGGGTGCATGGTCGGTTCCCGGAGCGCCCGACGGCAGCGCCGGCAACGCGAACGACTGGGAGCGCGTGGGCGTGCTCTTCGAGGTCGCCGCGATCGTCGCCACGGAGGACACGCTGCTGTTCGGCTTCGGCTTCGAGGGCATCTCGACCGAGGCGGAGCGCAACGAGGTGATGGCCCGGTCGCTCGAGCACCTGCTCGGCTGA
- the rplI gene encoding 50S ribosomal protein L9: MAKVILTHEVNGLGTAGDVVEVKNGYARNYLVPKGYATPWTRGGEKQVEQIKAARAAHELHSLEDAQALKASLESTKVKLAVKAGNGGRLFGSVKSADVAAAVSAAGLGEVDKRKVTLPTIKSIGEYEASVKLRDEVFATVTLQVIAAK, translated from the coding sequence ATGGCAAAGGTCATCCTGACGCACGAGGTCAACGGCCTCGGCACCGCCGGTGACGTGGTCGAGGTCAAGAACGGCTACGCACGCAACTACCTCGTCCCCAAGGGCTACGCGACGCCGTGGACCCGCGGTGGCGAGAAGCAGGTCGAGCAGATCAAGGCCGCGCGCGCTGCGCACGAGCTGCACTCGCTCGAGGACGCACAGGCCCTCAAGGCCTCGCTCGAGTCGACCAAGGTGAAGTTGGCCGTCAAGGCCGGCAACGGTGGTCGTCTGTTCGGCTCCGTGAAGTCCGCCGACGTCGCCGCCGCCGTGTCGGCTGCCGGCCTCGGCGAGGTCGACAAGCGCAAGGTCACCCTCCCGACGATCAAGTCGATCGGCGAGTACGAGGCCAGCGTGAAGCTGCGCGACGAGGTCTTCGCGACCGTCACCCTCCAGGTGATCGCCGCGAAGTAG
- a CDS encoding TetR/AcrR family transcriptional regulator, with protein sequence MNARKSLSRERIITAAVSVADRGGIEAVSMRSVAAELGVEAMSLYHHVANKDAVLDSLADWAFRQISAPDVDEPWRPAMGDRARSARSVLVEHPWAIGMIEGRPRPGTPLLRNFDRVLGCLLSSGFSAALATHLFSTIDAYVYGFALTESTLPFTPGDGAEMSFAEGVAPVAEEYPHLVRTLSELGNGGGTRSRTSSMSGSSSSSMGSSNVSRRRDEVAPIPAPSIRVSGRSDWSDHHRVTRGSR encoded by the coding sequence ATGAATGCTCGGAAGTCACTGAGCCGCGAGCGGATCATCACCGCGGCGGTGTCCGTCGCGGATCGCGGCGGCATCGAGGCGGTCAGCATGCGTTCGGTCGCGGCTGAGCTGGGCGTCGAGGCGATGTCGCTCTATCACCACGTCGCGAACAAGGACGCCGTGTTGGACTCGCTCGCGGACTGGGCGTTCCGACAGATCTCCGCGCCCGACGTCGACGAACCCTGGCGGCCGGCCATGGGCGACCGGGCACGATCAGCACGCTCGGTCCTCGTGGAGCATCCGTGGGCGATCGGCATGATCGAGGGGCGTCCTCGACCCGGCACGCCACTGCTGCGGAACTTCGATCGCGTGCTCGGATGCCTCCTGAGTTCCGGTTTCTCAGCGGCGCTCGCAACGCACCTGTTCTCGACGATCGATGCGTACGTGTACGGGTTCGCCCTCACAGAGTCGACACTCCCCTTCACCCCCGGCGACGGTGCGGAGATGTCGTTCGCCGAGGGCGTCGCGCCGGTTGCGGAGGAGTACCCGCACCTCGTGCGCACGCTGAGCGAGCTCGGGAACGGTGGGGGTACTCGTTCGCGGACGAGTTCGATGTCGGGCTCGAGCTCATCCTCGATGGGTTCGAGCAACGTCTCGCGTCGACGCGATGAGGTCGCTCCCATCCCAGCCCCTTCCATTCGAGTGAGCGGGCGATCAGACTGGAGTGACCATCATCGAGTGACGAGGGGGTCACGATGA